The Thermococcus sp. 21S7 genome window below encodes:
- a CDS encoding methyltransferase domain-containing protein codes for MDELYFLTSKDARRMLLLRERIRLNLDLRKTSRVWEIRREGDEFVFPDGTRVSKEVVERIARDEGGVYFVRGGVYKAAIAGEGFYKLVPTIPPTIEINGIRMHRTKEVNPLQDTRNKVDAVKPKEGETVLDTCMGLGYTAIEASKRGAYVITIEKDPNVIELAKINPWSRELFTGGKIQVIHGDAFDVVKRFKDESFNVVIHDPPRFSLAGQLYSEEFYRELFRILKPGGRLFHYVGNPGKKYRRKDLQKGVMERLRRAGFVGVKRVEEALGVVARKPEKKGKS; via the coding sequence ATGGACGAACTGTACTTTTTAACATCAAAGGACGCGAGGAGAATGCTCCTTCTGCGGGAGAGAATTCGGCTCAACCTCGACCTCAGAAAAACCAGCAGGGTGTGGGAGATACGGCGGGAAGGGGACGAGTTCGTCTTCCCCGACGGAACGCGGGTCTCGAAGGAGGTCGTTGAGAGAATCGCAAGGGACGAGGGAGGCGTTTACTTCGTGAGGGGCGGCGTCTACAAGGCGGCGATAGCGGGGGAGGGCTTTTACAAGCTCGTGCCAACGATTCCGCCGACGATTGAGATAAACGGAATAAGGATGCACAGGACGAAGGAAGTGAATCCGCTCCAAGACACGAGGAACAAAGTGGACGCGGTGAAGCCGAAGGAGGGTGAAACGGTTCTCGACACCTGCATGGGACTCGGCTACACGGCGATAGAGGCTTCGAAGCGCGGAGCCTACGTCATAACAATCGAGAAAGACCCAAACGTCATCGAACTAGCGAAAATAAACCCCTGGAGCAGAGAGCTCTTCACGGGGGGAAAGATTCAGGTGATTCACGGGGACGCCTTTGATGTGGTGAAGCGCTTTAAGGATGAGAGCTTCAATGTCGTAATCCACGACCCGCCTCGCTTTTCACTGGCGGGACAGCTTTACTCCGAGGAGTTCTACCGTGAGCTGTTCAGGATCTTGAAGCCCGGCGGAAGGCTCTTCCACTACGTCGGCAATCCCGGAAAGAAATACAGAAGGAAGGACCTCCAGAAGGGCGTCATGGAGCGGTTGAGAAGGGCGGGCTTCGTCGGCGTTAAGCGCGTTGAAGAGGCACTTGGAGTCGTGGCGAGAAAACCGGAAAAGAAAGGAAAGTCATAG
- a CDS encoding RAD55 family ATPase, with translation MGLPERIPSGVRGFDEIIEGGLLPGKTYLLIGPPGSGKTTFAMHFLLEGARRGERAAYVSLIHNPNEVVRDMARFDPSVWVYVKSGKLILCDFGKDLWRRSGKPPTWGGVLMQVRELAERNRINRLVIDPLTAIEFRTGDPAEKRAELSNFIRVIEDMGITTLLVAEMTDLDRYTEEHYIADGVIMLHYFMNDDGSEMVRALQVLKMRRTKHHTRMFPVKFDSNGLVVLNESPLGEE, from the coding sequence ATGGGCCTCCCCGAGAGAATACCGAGCGGCGTTAGGGGTTTTGACGAGATAATCGAGGGCGGGCTCCTGCCGGGTAAGACGTACCTCCTCATAGGCCCGCCCGGAAGCGGTAAGACCACCTTTGCGATGCATTTTCTGCTGGAGGGTGCGAGACGGGGCGAGAGGGCGGCCTATGTCTCCCTTATACACAACCCCAATGAAGTCGTAAGGGACATGGCTCGCTTTGATCCCTCCGTGTGGGTCTACGTCAAGTCCGGTAAGCTAATCCTCTGCGACTTCGGAAAGGATCTCTGGCGGCGCTCAGGAAAGCCCCCCACATGGGGAGGGGTCCTGATGCAGGTGCGGGAACTTGCGGAGAGGAACAGAATAAACAGGCTTGTTATTGACCCATTGACCGCCATAGAATTCCGGACGGGCGACCCCGCAGAGAAACGGGCCGAACTTTCGAACTTCATCCGGGTTATCGAGGACATGGGGATAACGACCCTCCTCGTGGCTGAGATGACCGACCTCGACAGGTACACCGAGGAGCACTACATAGCGGACGGCGTCATAATGCTCCACTACTTCATGAACGACGACGGTTCCGAGATGGTAAGGGCCCTGCAGGTTCTCAAGATGAGACGCACGAAGCATCACACCAGGATGTTTCCAGTGAAGTTCGATAGTAACGGTCTGGTGGTTCTTAACGAATCTCCCCTTGGTGAGGAGTAA